The genomic DNA TATTAGAGACAAAATTAGGGTAACCTCCTATGTAAAAAGGATGGTTAAATCTAGTCTTGGATGGTGTGGTGGACATGATTAGAGAAGGCTTGTAAAAGCACTAAGGAGGGTTAACCAGATGGAGTGGGGTCCAATGATTAGGAGTAGAGAGAGACTTAGATGCAAATGGTCTAACTCAGAATCTAATCTAATATATGACAAGATTTATAAGACATTGATTGATCCATGTAACCGACCTTGCAAGTGGGAAAGTACCTCATTGTTGTTGTAAAGAAGGATCAAGAGACCCAGAGATAAACAAATGATATTAGACTATACCATAACAGTCAAAACGAGCGTGGGCTATATCACCCTTAACCAGTAACGATAGAAACACAATAATGTGTTATTGTAATTCATGTGTCATTTTAAGCATACTGAACTGTCTTTCTAATACATTTTTACCAAATTCAGTGTCTAATTGAGTTTTTTCGTTGTGAAGCCGAACTGCATTATCTTAGCCATCTCTCCTGCCAATCAAGATATTGCCACTTCAGATGCCataaaaattgcaaaagaaGTCGATCCTTCAGGTATGACTGTCTACACCGCAAGCCTGTAAGGAATTTCAGGGATATACTTAGCTCTCATTTCAATAGTTTTCTTCCACGTTTCTTTTTGAGCCGTCATTCACGTAGAGAAAACAcctcttattattatttcagGTGAAAGAACATTTGGAGTGGTTACAAAACTTGATCTTATGGATAAAGGAACTAATGCAGTTGATGTATGATATCTCTAACAACTGCATGCTTATCTTTTGTTTTGGTGTTCAATAACTTAGTTGATTTCTATGTAATTGTGTGTGAAATTGAGTGCTAAATGTTGGATGTTCTTTATGCGAAAATGAAGGTTCTTGAAGGGCGGCAATACAGGCTGCAGCATCCATGGGTTGGAATTGTGAACCGTTCACAAGctgatattaataaaaatgtcgACATGATTGTTGCTCGAAGGAAGGAACGTGAATATTTTGAGACAAGTCCAGAATATGGACATTTGGCGCATAAAATGGGCTCAGAATATCTTGCTAGGCTTCTATCTCAGGTATTCTCATTtagtgtttttgttttattaaagtCATTTTCTGTAACATTTTTACTGTCATTAAACTCATTATGGATTTCTAATTCAGCCAACGGGAAgtgattttctttcctttctttctttggtTTCAGCATTTGGAGCAAGTTATCAGGCAGAAGATACCTAGTATCATTGCCTTAATAAACAAGACAATTGATGAGCTTAATGCAGAGTTAGACCGCATTGGCAGGCCGATTGCAGTGGATTCCGGGGTCAGAAATGAGATCTATGATGAAACTATTTTTCTTAGATTTGAAATTATCTAATTTCTGCTTGTACTGTTTAATAAATTGTGCTACTTTTGCAGGCCCAACTATACACCATTTTAGAAATGTGTCGTGCATTTGATAAAGTATTTAAAGAGCACCTGGATGGAGGGTAAGTGTGGTTATTAAGTTATAGTAGCTTGTAGTATGCtattgttttcctttttatagAATGATATGCAATCAATAGGGTTAACTTTCTTGGAGagtttaatttatatgattAAGTGACCAACTTCTATTTCAGACGTCCTGGTGGGGACCGTATATATGGAGTTTTTGATCACCAATTACCGGCTGCTTTAAAAAAACTTCCCTTTGATCGCcatctttccttaaaaaatgtcCAAAAAGTTGTCACTGAAGCTGATGGGTATCAACCTCATCTGATTGCTCCAGAGCAGGGTTATAGAAGACTCATTGAAGGGTCCATCAGCTATTTCAAAGGCCCAGCAGAAGCCTCTGTGGATGCTGTAATCTTCCTGACTTTACTTTCTTTTTGATAGAACTTCATGACTTTACTATATGTTACATTCTGTCATTATTCCTTGGTCTCATGTAGTGGAATTGCcagatttgaatttgaaatagtTAATTATTTAACAATCCTTCACACCCACTTGCTTTCTTTATTTTCAAAAGAatgcttttttatcttttcaactGGTTCATCTTTTCAGCCTTTGTCATGATCAGATGGAGTTAGTTTAAAATAAGatgcaaatataattatttatgatCATACAATTCCATCTGTTAAACATGCCTTTATATTTTCCTCGTTTTTTCCGTCATTGTTAAAACCCAATTTCCTTGCTCCAGAAGTCCTGCTGCTCGATTTTTTGTTTATGATATGTCATTTCCTGAAGTTGGAATCCTGTAGGCTTGTAACTTTGAAAGTAGATTTCTTCCTATCCTACCTTATGGCACTTTGTAGGAGAAGTTACTTCCCATGGTGGTTGCTATCTATTATATCCTGATGACTGTTTACCTTGTGTTTTTCCTTCTCTAGTTTTTCTTTATGCAACAAACGATTGTTCTTGCTGTTCTTTATATAAGTGAGATTATGCTTTCCACATATAAGTTACATGCTATCTTTTATTCTTCAGGtccattttgttttgaaggaacTTGTACGTAAGTCAATTGCAGAAACAGAGGTAAGGAACATAAGTTGATTTATAACTCTTTTTCAACAAGTTTTGACTTTCAAATATAGACGTGCATGTTGGATGAGGCTGTTTTTATTCAACATTTAATTCATCCGCGCCAGCATAGGTTATCAATGTTCCTTTTATgctgaaaaaaaataatgaatgttcaaGAGCTAACAATGCTAGATATTCATATCTCAGCACTAAATAACTGATGTTAGATGCCTTTCAGGTCTATAAATAATATCTCCGAACATTTACTTTAGGATTTAATGAGAATTACTGATTCTTTTGGGGAGGGATGGAGGAGGGTAATGCACCAGAACCAGAAATTGAATCTTACATGTGTGATACTTCTTGGTGTGCAGGAGTTAAGAAGATTTCCAACGCTTTCAAATGACATTGCAACCGCTGCAAATGAAGCACTGGATAAATTCCGAGACGAAAGCAAGAAGACAGTTACGCGGCTGGTTGATATGGAGTCTAGCTATCTAACAGCAGAATTCTTTAGGAAGATTCATCTTGAACCAGAAAAGAACCCAAATGGACCACCAAATTCAAACCGGAATGCTCCCCCCAACAATGATAATTTTACTGACAATCACCTCCGCAAGATTGGTACGTAGTTTTCTACTGGTCTTCTCTATAAATTGCATTCTTTAAGTGTATTACTATTACAGGACTTGTTTGGTTGGAATGGATCTATAGTTTATGAATCTTAATTTTACATGGCTCGtcacatgaaatttttgtatctCTCTCTTGATGACATGaatatcaataaatattattatgttatggCCATTTTAATGCTCATGTAAAGAACACATCTTTTATATGAATGTACAATCTATGAAGCTCCTGCTGAGGTGGAGTTCAAGAAAGAGTGAGACCCATAACAAAACTATTGTCGGCGGCACTCTGACCTTACATATGCAAGAGGTTTAATCATGACTTAAACCCGTCATATAGTTCTCGGGATCAACAGAAAAAgacattttttaaacaaatacaatatttttcaCAAGCTAAATAAAGAAATAGAAACTTCTCCATAAAGCCActatgataaaagaaaaatgtatttgAAGTTGTAAACAAAcacgtttttttctttttcttccatgTCTTGTGTAagttctttttcttaaaaaatgaagAGCAAGATGCATTAAAAATTTTCGCTTCCACTTGTTTTTCTAAGGGTGGGTTTAAGTTTAAATGTCAAGTGTCtactaattttgattttgaattttcattcAATACTGTTTAAGCAGATCTTTGAAGTTAGACGTTTAACCGTGTTAAAAATACATTACGTTCCTTGTTTCAGGATCAAATGTAAGTGCTTATATCAATATGGTCTGTGATACACTCAAGAATACTATACCAAAAGCCGTAGTCCATTGTCAAGTTAGAGAAGCCAAGAGATCATTGCTAAACTACTTTTATGTTCAAGTTGGAAAGAAGGAGGTATGATTTTGGTCAAATTTTTGCGTATCTAAGAATCTCTCATTCCTTTAAGATGTTATCTTTATGGTATAGATAAGTTACAATTGTGTTGGGCATGTGCGTTACTTGTAATTTTAGCCATATCACCATTACAACGCTTCATGTTTCAGGGAAAATGAAAACCTAATGAACTTGTTTgcgatattatatttgttacgcATATCTTGGAGCAATTGTAACATATGCTTGATGTGGCGAATCTATATATTAAGCTTTTGAATATATTTACAAAGATATGGAAATGACCTTAAGTAGAAAATTATTGTACCCACATGGAGATATGTGTATTTATACTATTAAACCGTGTATAGTAACCATATTAGTTTATTGTAGCTTCTAGGTTACCTAGTTGAGCATATGTTAACTCGTGTAAGCAAATTCACAAAAATTTTCTGGAAAAGATACTAAAAAGCTGGCTACTTTCCTAAAATTGTTATAATCAAGATAGTCAGGCACAACATTAGGGATTTCCTTGCTTGTTGTAGCagaatgtatttatttttaccaTAGTTGATGTAGAATAGATAAATACACGTATTGGAACATTTTGTGTGGTAAGATTATAACTGAAAACTGGTTGTATGAAACGCAGAAGGAGAAATTGGGTGCCATGTTGGATGAAGACCCATCCCTGATGGAAAAGAGAAATCAAATAGCTAAGAGGCTTGAATTGTACAAGCAAGCGAGAGACGATATTGACTCTGTGGCTTGGAAATAGGGAAGATCCCACATTTTACAACAGATACTGTGAGGAAGATTTGCTATAGATTTTGTTGtcttattatttttgtaatcAAACTCAAACAGAAAAGTCTAAGGTTACAAGCAATTGATTTGCACTTGCATATATTCTTTTGGCCCAGTGTATAAAGCCACTGAGTTCTATGATGTGATTTTATATACTAACGAGTTGTCGTTTGCGTATTTttcaacaattattattattattattattattaagttgaTTCTTTCAGAAGAGCTAACCATTTTaactcaatattttattatctGCTATATGAGAATAAGCTTGAAGTAAAAGCTTCAAAGTTTGTCGTGAAAACCTAATAGTTGTCCAATATTTCTTCATAAAACCTaatgtaatattaaaaaaaataatgtaataaaCGCTACAAATATTACATTAGTCTactttatcataaaaaattacattactCTTAAAATTGAACTTGGATTCCTTTAAATAGAGTCTCACGGTTGATGCTTGTGGATGAAAAAATGTTGAGGGAATATTTTACTAAAGATGATGGTCTTCACGTTaataaaatgtataaaatatgtCTATAATATAAACACTTAGTATTTAATTAAACAGTTCATTTTCCTCAAAAATGGATAGTTCACTTGACTACTTCCagtctacaattttttttcgaCAATATTCATAACAActtccagcactttcaacactTCCATTTCCCCCTTAATCTTTTGATACATTAATTTCTAATCTTAAAAAGTGTGACATTTAAACGACGTTCATGTTTTTTATTGATGCGACCAAATATTGctccattaaaaaaatcaaattcaggTTCTCTGGGACAATTCTTTtagataaaatttattaacaatcCGAGTAATATCACTTGTTAAACAACCCTTTTAATGAGATAGATAGagtattttcttgattttttatttgtctcTATCTGTCCTTTTCTTCAAGCTTAACCTTTGTTTTTCGTTGTTAATGCATTTAAGAGTGTATTCAAGTTAGAttacttttttcttcaaaaagaaaaagttaaattacTTTCAATAATGTAAAGTGTAAACAGTTTTACATTGTCACTGATTCTAGGATTATTCGTGTAAAAAGTctatatattatgaattttttttaaatcaataaaaGAATTTTCATAAGAAATAATTGTAAAAGGAGAGATGATACAATATAACTGATATAGAGAGAGGTTTCCTAGAGCCACATACAAACATAAACCGTGGTAAATATACTCATAATACAAATGGCATATAACAGACATACAATATAGTTTATAAACAAAACCAAACTACTAAGTAAACCGAAAGTAAACTTTTCTTTTGTAACCAAAAACTTGTCTTGAGAGAAGAGATATGGTTTGATTTCAGACTAGATCCTCTTCTCTGCAGCCAATTCAGCCAAATCTCGACCGTTTGATCCGAGTTGCAGCTTAATCCAACAACTGAGATTCGGATAGACTGTCTGTAGAGGATCCGGTTCAGTTGATTTTCATAAGCGATCACTCATCACATGTCAGAGTCTTGTCGACTTGCCAAGCATAACTCATGCAACTCATTTAGTACCCATTCCTCCCCGGTATGTCCACCCAACACCAAAACCCTAGTCCCTCCAACCACACAAGTGCTATGACCCCAAGCAAATTTAGGTGGTTCCCCCGGAACATTGAGGATCCTCCACGTCGGTTTCTCTTCGGCAGGGTCCAATAGAAATAGTTGAGACGGTGAATGAAGACCTGCAATGGAACCTCCAAATATAATAACCCTCCCACAAGGCATGCTTACGGCAACATGATCTAGTCTAGGAGGAGGTACAACAGCATTTTGATTTGATAAACCTGTGAATGCACTACATTCTAGTTGCCTCCATTGTGGTTGTTCAGCTTCTAAATCTATTGTATAAGCCTCACCTGATCTTAACCTTAAGTGTCCGCTCTTTGCAAGTCCACCAAACATGAGAATCTTTGTCCTACCATAAACTGAGAGTGAGTGCCCTAACCTAGAAGGAGGAGTCCATGAAGTTGGAATTTCTCTCCATGTAGGATTATCTATTGTGAGGTCAAGTAAATATGTGTCACTAAGAAGTACTCCAGCATCTGTGCAGCCGCCCGAGACAACCAATTTAGAGCCTTCAATTGTGCATGAGCTGTGCCAAGATCTCGGAAGAGGCGGTGCTTCACCGAAAACTTCCTTCCATGTTGGCTGTTGAGCATCCAAATCAAGCACAAACACATCATTGAGCAATCCTTGCCTACCACATCCACCAAAAACAACTAGCCAAGAACTGTTTAAGCAAGAGAGTGTGTGGCCCCATCGGCCGGGCGGGGATGATATCACACTAACCCTTTGCCATTCTGGATTCTTAGCATCAAGATTTAGAACAAAAGTATCATCCATAGGCTGCATATCCACTCCTTCACCTCCAAATAATACAAGCCTATTTCCTGCAGCACAAGCACTGAAATTGCAGCGTGAAGGCTCAACCCCGCCTCCAACTGTAACTTTTTTCCAGCAAACAGCCTCAAGAGTAGTAAGCTCCCGAGTCAGACGACCCCAACCTAACTTCTTGGTCATCAGTTCCAATGTACCTGTCACTTCTTTGCCCCATGCATTTTGACAAACCATCTTCCTAACGTGCTCGTTCTTTGTTAATTGACGGATCCTCCTGCAAACAGAACCGATCGATGCAACATCCCTCGGTGTCAAGCGTGACAATATGTTGTGCGCCAAGACTTCATCAGAAAGCTGAAGAATGCCACACATCTCTTCGCGCTTCTGCGGAGTGTACAATAATTTCCCACTTTTGGGAGAATATTTAGcatttttatcaaaatcttGAATGCAAGTCTCTCTGAAAACTGGATAAGAAACGCGGTTCAAGTCTATGTTTGCCTCGGAAAAGATTTGGATACCTATTATGTGTGTCACGACTCCATCATCATCATGAATTGGCGTAAGCCTAAGTCTGTTGACTAAGGGAGTACCATCCTTTCTGAAATTCAAAAGTTCACCTTGGAACTCAATACCTTCTTCAAGACATCTTCTAATCTCAGACACAACGACTGGATCCACCAAAGGATGCCGTCTCTGAGCTCTAGGATCCCTATATTGTAAGAACCGGCTGGAAACAAAAGAAATTCTAAAGCAATTAGAGGTATATTTTGTCAAAagtgaaccaaatcaaaatatctaaaagaaatatcttgtaaaaaaggaatgaaaatatcaaatataaccAAAAAGGACAATTCCCTATCATTGATTCTATGAGTCACATCTTTGATCAATACATTCAGAACAAAATCTTTTTCACAAGTAGTTAATTCACAAGCACAATCAATTGATGGAACCTTAATTATTATGGAAAGTACTAAGCACATCACAATGTTTACCAAGTAACCATGTTgtcaaaaagttaaattaagaGAATggaaaataaacttcaaattgtgaaatcacaaaaataaaatttgataaatagaaatttataaaaataaaatttatttattatccaaTAAGAAGGAAGCTAGGGGAATCAAAATTAGAAAGAATGGATTCCATAAAAATGGGGTTtgcaaaatgaaacaaaattggCACTATAAAATCTCAACATAGTATAGATCTGAAAGGAATGGAATCATTTTCACCGTTTGATAAAAGGGTTTATTTTTAGTTTAAGGAAAGTGGATCATAATTAAATGaagtaaatttataaaatttacataaaatCCCAAccttaaatcaacaaaaaagataaaccCCAACAAAATTATGATgcaagaaatgaaaaaaatcttaCCAGTTACGACCAAGGGCTTCATGAGCACGATACCCAGTTGAGATTTCAAAGACTTTGTTGACATAAATGATTGGAAAATCTGATTCAAGTGCATCTGATACAACAAAAGATGTTGGTGTTGTTGGGTAGAAGAAAAGTTCTGGTTTTAATGGAAGctcactttcttcttcatcaactaCTTGATTTTCTTCTTGTTCATTCTTCATCATGTTCATGCATTTCAATCTCTTCCCAaccttttgattttgattatgaacctcttcttcatcttcttttttatCTCTTGCCATAGCcatgtttctctctctctctctctatctatctattGTCAGAACGAAACAAACTTGTTCTGTTTTTTCTGACAAACACAAAGCTAGGAGTATGTAATAAGAAAGAATGTTTGAGTTTTATGGACGGAAATAACCTTCTAAAAAGAATAAACTACTGAAGGGTTTGTGTTTGTGGAGGTAGTGGCATTTTTGTAGTTTTAAAGAAAGTGAGGGGTGAATTGGAATAAGAAAAGAGTCAACATGGTGTAACACATGGTAAGCAGCAGAGATATTTTTGATATGATAGGAAAATATCTGTGACTGAATTCTTTCTCACCACGTCATAGGAATGGAATGGAAAGGTAAGgtaagatatttttatttttatttttttgagaccAAGACAAGATATTTTTGTGTGACTTAGCGGGAAATTCACAtgtcttttttagtttttagttaCAAGGGGTGTCGTGGTTTCATCACTTCCATTTGATTTCTTCCTTCGATGGTCacgtttttttttggtaaaatatcatatcatatcaaaatataatGTGTGTATAGTCATATCAAAATATGATAAGTATCAAACCACCATGCTTCAAATCCATCTAAGTGAGAGTTTTAGGCCTCAAAATTTtcggttaattttttttttaaaataaatcaatttaattataaatatataatatgacaTACTAATGATCAATATTATCTAGTTTAGTTGATCAAATTTTAAGGTTTTAAATCCTTTTGGACCAACATTCAAATcttaaattcaacaaaatttgatttattatgcttttacatattatcataaaaaataatcaagttCTCAactatgagtgataaaaattcaaaagaaaattaattttatttcgttgacacttttgatgaatatgatttagttattataattataaatgataaaaaataatagttttcttcaaaaaaaaaaacaattcatttaactattaatttaaagagtgagtatatcaatacactcaaatatattgaatgtaccataaaatttgcctATTTATAAGCATGTGATTAGGTTCCCTATAGTCTGTAGATATGATGATCATGGATTTTATATAGTATAGGTAGGTATTTGAACCTCTCATTTTATATGTGATTGATCATGGATGATCGACAAACCATCTATTAGTTTCTACATTTATCATGATGGTAAATGTAAGAGAGTTCCTCTCAAAAGGAGATTTTAGAGGAGATCATGTACATGTACCGATAAAAATTTAGTTGATCATTTGACAAAAGTTTTAGCAAGATAGAAAGTCGAGATGGTAACTCAACTTAAACGATTAGAGATCTTAAGAATTAGATTTAATGGTTAAAAACAAAGTGTGAACCAATATTAAACGATCCTGCTATTATAAACTAAAAGATACATGATTCTCGACACGACGAGAGGATGATGAGTATAAACTTTTAATGAGATTTATACTCTATGTGGAGTACGTAACTATACGAATATTCTTGATAGGCTTGCATCTATAAATATGGAAGTGGGATAAATGCATGAGCTTTTTAAGAATACActctaaaaaaatgttatgtttgtttaggatttttaaaAGGTTAGATTAGGTTAAATGaaatattaactttttataCTAGAAACTTCCTAttaaatctattttattttcatcattactGATTTGTATGCTTTCGTGACGTTTGATTCCTAATTTCTTTCAATGTGTTTTAGGTTTAATCGCTAAGAATTGTTTTCTTACAATccc from Medicago truncatula cultivar Jemalong A17 chromosome 8, MtrunA17r5.0-ANR, whole genome shotgun sequence includes the following:
- the LOC11417023 gene encoding dynamin-related protein 1C, coding for MATMTSLIGLINKIQRACTVLGDHGGEGLSLWEALPSVAVVGGQSSGKSSVLESVVGRDFLPRGSGIVTRRPLVLQLHKTENGQEYAEFLHLPRKRFTDFAAVRKEIADETDRITGKSKQISNIPIQLSIYSPNVVNLTLIDLPGLTKVAVEGQQESIVQDIEQMVRSYVEKPNCIILAISPANQDIATSDAIKIAKEVDPSGERTFGVVTKLDLMDKGTNAVDVLEGRQYRLQHPWVGIVNRSQADINKNVDMIVARRKEREYFETSPEYGHLAHKMGSEYLARLLSQHLEQVIRQKIPSIIALINKTIDELNAELDRIGRPIAVDSGAQLYTILEMCRAFDKVFKEHLDGGRPGGDRIYGVFDHQLPAALKKLPFDRHLSLKNVQKVVTEADGYQPHLIAPEQGYRRLIEGSISYFKGPAEASVDAVHFVLKELVRKSIAETEELRRFPTLSNDIATAANEALDKFRDESKKTVTRLVDMESSYLTAEFFRKIHLEPEKNPNGPPNSNRNAPPNNDNFTDNHLRKIGSNVSAYINMVCDTLKNTIPKAVVHCQVREAKRSLLNYFYVQVGKKEKEKLGAMLDEDPSLMEKRNQIAKRLELYKQARDDIDSVAWK
- the LOC11417024 gene encoding adagio protein 3, with amino-acid sequence MAMARDKKEDEEEVHNQNQKVGKRLKCMNMMKNEQEENQVVDEEESELPLKPELFFYPTTPTSFVVSDALESDFPIIYVNKVFEISTGYRAHEALGRNCRFLQYRDPRAQRRHPLVDPVVVSEIRRCLEEGIEFQGELLNFRKDGTPLVNRLRLTPIHDDDGVVTHIIGIQIFSEANIDLNRVSYPVFRETCIQDFDKNAKYSPKSGKLLYTPQKREEMCGILQLSDEVLAHNILSRLTPRDVASIGSVCRRIRQLTKNEHVRKMVCQNAWGKEVTGTLELMTKKLGWGRLTRELTTLEAVCWKKVTVGGGVEPSRCNFSACAAGNRLVLFGGEGVDMQPMDDTFVLNLDAKNPEWQRVSVISSPPGRWGHTLSCLNSSWLVVFGGCGRQGLLNDVFVLDLDAQQPTWKEVFGEAPPLPRSWHSSCTIEGSKLVVSGGCTDAGVLLSDTYLLDLTIDNPTWREIPTSWTPPSRLGHSLSVYGRTKILMFGGLAKSGHLRLRSGEAYTIDLEAEQPQWRQLECSAFTGLSNQNAVVPPPRLDHVAVSMPCGRVIIFGGSIAGLHSPSQLFLLDPAEEKPTWRILNVPGEPPKFAWGHSTCVVGGTRVLVLGGHTGEEWVLNELHELCLASRQDSDM